The following is a genomic window from Carassius gibelio isolate Cgi1373 ecotype wild population from Czech Republic chromosome B7, carGib1.2-hapl.c, whole genome shotgun sequence.
aatgaatataatatacaagtttcactttttgaatggaattagtgaaataaatcaactttttgatgatattataattatatgaccagcacctgtaaatatACTCTAATATGCCTCATTTTACACAACTTTTTATTCATAAAGCAAAGTTATTTATCCATTTTATGGAATAATAAAAAGAGATGCCagcaaaatgaaacaaacattttgaACCTGGCTTCATCCAATGTTCAGCTTTCGGTTCTGGAACGGTAtgcaaatgaatgcatatttaaatagataATATATGAATTTCCatattttaacataacattttagaaaCGGTTTGCAATTCTTAATTCAACTAAGGAGGTATGGTgagatcaatttaaaaaaaaattacacctgGGGTGTCTTGCCTTAAACCATAATTTCTGTTTTAGTGGTTTAACAAAGAAAAGTTTAACTTGTCCAAAACCCCCCAGTGGTAAATCACTGATCTAGGCTATTGCAATTGCATTGCTTTTGATACAACAAAGACATTTTGagtgtatttctttatttacatgTTAGATGTACAaccataaaatataaacatttaatttactcTGCATGTCATCAATGAGTAATCAATCCTACATCAAGAGCCCCTTAATCCAACAGTCAGTTTAGGTGAAGGAAGTGTGATAGAAGTGAATGCAGAGAAACTGATAAGTGATATATTAAATGACCATAATGTCTAACCAGTATCACTGAAAAAATACTGTGTACATCTACAGTTTCTTACTCGAAAACAAATGAAGAATACATATATGTCATGTACTGAAGAAGgctacaatgcaaaaaaaaaaaaaagatacaatatAGTAACATGAGAGctgatgcaattttttttacataatgtacAACACATTCAAACTTGCAAAAATGACTTGGTAGTTGTCTGAAGTTTCAAAATAAGCTGGTCAAacatattttcagaaaaatttgCCAATTTTCGTGAAATGACTTAAAATAGATAACAAGCAATCTAGTTGCTCTTCTTTTTTCCTGACTATACTTCAGgctgtaatgaaaatgtttttgtaacagtCACATCTGGGCAATAAAGGAATGAAACATGAAGAATTATTTTCTTCAAAGGTGGCAGTTCATTTTAGAATTATTAGAAGGGCAGCAATAAATCCATTCACTGGAAAAACAGTTCTTTTTTTTCAGGAGAATAAATTCCAATGACGCATTTAGGAAAGTTTCTTGTGAGCTCTCATCTCATCGGTCCAAGAAGTCATCTTGAATCCGCAAGTATGCAGGCGGCCAAGAACATTCAGGAAATATTTGTTCCAGGTCAGTCATTTAAAATTTCTCTGGAACACCAAATATTTAATCCATAGAAGATTATTTCACATAATTCAGGGGCGTAGGAATCTCAAAACTTTGGAGCGGAGAAATTTGATAAATGATTTTGGAAACATTTCTCTAGACTCTTGTGCAGTGTAGTTGAAGAAGTTTTGCGGATGAGCCAGGACATCAAACAGGGCCTTCATTAGCTTCTTGTCCTGTAAAGTTAATTAGAaaacataaaagcattttaaatcaattaaaaaacatCAGTGCAATATATTTTCCCGTCTTCCACATGGTGGCACTATTGTCTGTTTTTTTCCTACTGGGATCTGCAACGGCAAACCTCTCGATTTTAGTGCTTGCCTCACATTAATTACTTAAAACCAAGTTACAATTAAACCTGTTTAAAAGCTGCTTTGAAAGACAAAATAATGCACTATACCTTAAGAATTTCTTGATGATTCTCAGAGGCATATAATCTTCCATCCCTAACAATGTCCTCAATGAGCTCCTGGTAGTCCTCTAAGAGATGCACAATAGGCGGCATATAAATACTCAACATACTTTCAACACTTAACATACAATACAAACACGTCAGCAATTCAATTCTCACCATCATATGTTACATACGGCACTTGGAAGCCTTTTCCACTGTTTCCTTCATTGGAGCGGAACTGGATCCAGAGTTTCTTTGAACGGGAGGTGAAGGCAATGGGTCGCTCATATGTCTGGCACGTCTCATAAGTCGTCACTGAATTGGGCAGAGCTGTGGGAACAGTAAAGAAACTTCTAAAGACCTCTTCAGTGGCTTATTCGAGCCCCAAGAGATGAAGGAGAGCCCTAATGAGCCCATCGATGCGGCTCCCCCCCCCCTCTCCTCACATGTGTATTCACAATCACCCTGCTGAGCCAATGCATTCAATACCAGACCACAGCCCTGCAACACTCACAGCTCTTCCGCATGACCAAATAGTCCCCACACTCGTCTTCCATAGGAAGGTAGATCTCAGGTACCACAACGAGGATTCTGCGCTTGGGAGGAGGGGTGATGGTCCAGGTGCACTCGATGTTGGCCGGGTAGTTGCCGGGGTAGTTGGGGGATTCGATAAAGCCGGTGAATTCTCCCAGCTCTCCTCCACAGTGTCTGTCTGGCAGGAACAAATTAAACCACTTAGGCTAGACTATgcagataactttttttttttgagaaaaggaTAGGCTGAATTGAAAGAATAATCtgagtttgtttgctttttgtttttttaagagcctcaaatataaacattttgtgaATTGCTCTTACTTTTACACTGCATAATGTTTGTGGATCCATCAAAATCAGTAGTAGTGTTTCCAGGGCAGGCAATGCAGTAGTTTTGGCCAAACTCCATCTGATAGGTTCCAATGGGACAACGAATGCAACGGTGGGTGCTGGTATTGTAGTAATGCCCTGGGGAGCACTGAACTGTAGGGACACCAAAATCAGTACTTAAAAttctattaaatataaaagaattatacatttaaagataATAACCTTCTTTAAATCTGCTTATAAAACTGTCCCAGTCTGATCAGTTAAAAAGAGTTGCAAACAATTTCAAATTTAGGCTGGTTCAGGCAGTTTTTTTCCCCCTAGCAGAGATGTCTTCATTAATTACACTTCTGGTCAAAATGGGTCattcagaattaatttttttgaaagacaaaaaattgacagtaaagacatttataatcttacaaaagatttccatttcaaataaatgctgaaaaaatgCATCCACATGAGTCCACAAAATAttaatagccacaattgttttaaacactgataataaatgaaatgtttctgaacaccaaaacagcatattagaattaaatCTGAAAGGTCATGTGGCACTGAGGACTGAGTAATTGCTGCAGAAGATTCAtatttgccatcacatgaataaattaaatttcaaaatacataaaaaatgtaaatgtaaatagttactgtacccaaacttttgaacagctttaTAATCTGACTTGTATTATAGCCATATTCTTCTCACCTTTAGTCTCACAGTCTTGGAAGGACACAGAACCATCATATTTGGTTGTGAGGCTTCCTCCACATGGGAAGCAGGAAGTTCGGCCGACCTCAAGCTGATAGGTGCCTTGTGGGCAGGGCACACAGGGCACAAAACCATCATGGGAGAACTGACCAGGACGACACTGACCTAGGATCAGAAAAATGTTAAGAAAATGCCAGACAAACCAAGTTGAACACTTTATTGCCTTCCAAAGAAAGCAaactgcaagtgatgtcatgcAAGTTTATTATCTAATAAACTGCTGGCCTCCTCTCATCCCTATAGTGACCACACTGAATTGGCTACCACTGAGATGGACCCTAACAGCCCCTTTAGTTGTGTCTATCAGCAGAAAGCAGAAGATGTCATCTGCATGGTAAGCTGCCTTTGATGAGCGCGTCTGAGAAGCAGAAAAAATGGTGGTGCCTTTTTTTCTCCAAACACAAGACAGGTCTGGAATTCTTTGTTGGTGTGAATGAATCAGACAGTTGAAGATTTGCAGAACTGCATGAAATGACCCCTCCCAGCACTCAAGCTCAACTAGCCATGAGCCTGAGAGATTACCATCAATACAGGTATGCTTCCTGCCTATtgcataaacaaaaaacaggatgTGATTCATACTCTTTCTTTGGATGATAGGATGATAGGATGAATGAATGTGGTACATCTTACACAATGAAGAAAATGGAAACTCTCTGTTAAGAAAATgttattatgttaataataattattacgatgctaaataattaaaaaataaataaatattaagtcacactttattttaaggcccagtcgccattaacaaaccattaactgtgATGTTTCCCTTAAACTcctaatttactgcttattaatagttagtaaggtagtttaggtattgggtagaatTACAGATGTATAATATGGTCATCCAGAAAACGTgcattataagtactaataaacagccaatattttattaatatgcatgctaataagcaactacttaatagtgagaattggtctctattagtgctgtcaaatgattaatcgcatccaaaataaaagttgttttcataatatgtgtgtgtgtgtgtgtactttgtatatttattatgtatatataaatacacacacatacagtatatatttaagaaaatatatatatatatatataatataaattaggCAATTAGGCAATTTTAACCATGTCAGGGCACATTTGAACCCCAAAGCCTGGTTGGTTTTACTAGTGTGGTCGTTCCGTTCAGCAGTCCCTGGCTCGGctggaagaggtgggcaagagcgcGGTTCAGTTATATTTAGGTCAGTGAATGTGAGCGCTAACCGCACCagagtgcagatcttctgatgCGTGCTGCATaattgcgtgaatatttctgagcagcaaaagcgatagatctgtaaagtaatatattgtgagagggatgTGTGTTACTGCATCCCATAAGActcaaaaaactaaacaacaaatgtaaaaaaaaaaaagatgcacttCACTGTGTTGAGCGAGAGTGCTTCTGTGCACGAGAGTGTCTTCACGTGCTATCGGAAACTTTCTATTTCCAACTTATAAAAGTCATGATTACAAGCTcattttttctgttaaaaataacagtggacagtgatttgtgaatgttgatgcttagcctaaataatttgatcaagAGCATCCCTTCCTGTggcccatgatttgtctgtatgtgtattcagagcaagtgagcaatggactttcataataataaaaaactgcattaacgCGTGAGAAAATAATTGTCGGCGTTAATCAGTTAATGCGTTAACACGATAATAACACATTAACTTGCCCAGtcctaatatatacataataaacatacatagtacacacatatattatgtaaacaaaactttgcgattgcgattaatcatttgacagtacTAACGTAttaccaaatatttattttatattattaggtaattattattagtttaatatgttaagttaatgttatatatacatattaacatattataaaaGCCTGTGATTGGCATAAATGTACATTGTTAAGATCATCTCTAGTTTCAGTCGAATGCCATCTTTGTTGTCATCTCTAACTGCTTTATCTTCCATAATATTCAGGACAGCCTTTATTTCTTGAAGAAAAGGCCAACAACTTGAcccttttttcaaatatataatgtatgtgatgATGTAACTccagttaacatttataatagACAAATTTATTGTGCTTTGTTGTAGATGCTATTATAGGTAGTGTTTTAGTTATCTTCATAGTTATCATCcgtggtgtgaacaggccttttcTTGGTAGAACCAATAAACAGAATTTAAAACTAAATGACAGACAAACATAGAAGCTCTTGACAGTGATAGTGGAAAGACTACAGATGTCTTTGTGAAGTCTCACCTCCACACTCTGAGATGTTGCGTGCCCCTTTGGTTCTTGGGATTCCCCGGCCCTCGGGTCCCGGGCACACGTCACATGACACCTGCCCCTCTTCATCTTGGTACGTCCCAGGGGGGCAAAGAAAGCACCTTCCCTGCTCTCCATCATAGTACGTGCCAACGCTGCATTTGACTAGCACACAGAAAAGTCCGAAATTAGCTGAAACGGAGGCTAAACTTGGAACACAAACGAGGGGCCTCACATTAAGCCGCCAAAGGGGCGCTGCAAATCGACCTGATGCAGCTATGCcaaaaattcaaacaaataaGAGAACTGAGGCTTTCCACAGCTGCCTGATCCCCCACATCAAACAgccctcacacacatacacaatcccTCACCTTACTGAACACGCTCAAAGGGAATATTACCTCGCCTAAACCTATGATGTCTGATTAAAGGGAGCGGAACAAAGTCTTTTTAATGTTCGCTTTATAAACCGCTCTGATTTATAGTCCCGCTTTCAAAAGTGTTTTGCACACACTGTGCCTTAAAATAAGCCACGCACCAGTACAGTTCAGTCCTTTAACCGAGTAAGTACGGCAATTTAGAAACGTTCCTTTCATCTCAGTGTCTCTGTGCAAACATCCAACTGACAGTGTTCAGGCGAATTTAGACAAACCTTTTACTCCCGAGGTTTTATGGTAATGATGGCTATTTCCACAAAGGCTTAAACAGCATGACAATTATGTATGCCTCAGCAAACTGCCCAATTTTCCAAGAGGAAAATGTAATTCTCTCAAGAGCAGTTCATTTTTTGTACTCTCTTTTGTTAATCCTGAATGACCATGAGGAGCCACCGTCACATTGTCCCGGGCAGCTTTTATTTGACGGAGCGACGGAGtaagagagaggagaggaaaagactgagagagagagagagaaagagaaaaaaaccttgaagccttTCAAATGCAAAGTGATGATTCTATTGAATCCTCGAATTGATGGTCCCAAAGAGGTTTAAAGGACCTTTCACCTCTATTCAAGTCCCCCCGGCTTTTGCCTATTTGATGACATAGGCAAACACTATGGTATCACAGCGGTAAGGAGCTGAACCCAATAAAAGGGGTCAGGATTGTGAATCCCCCCATTCAGCGGAGTCCAATCGCTCCCTGCGCCTATCAGGCAGGGGCCCGAACTGCTGATGATAATTGATTCCCATGGTGTCGCTGAAGTCAATTCTCTTGAGCCCCTCACTGGCTGGGGTCACACAGAGTGGCCCTGCCTAAGGAGGAATTTGGCTCTTAAACTGCTTGCTTGAATAAACAGCCTGCTAAAACACCCCccctacaaaaacaaacaagcaaacaataaCTTAGCACATTCAGGGACAGGAGAGGAAAGCGGCAGCTGAGAGGGCAAACTTATGCGAAACCCTCCTTCTGTGACCGTTTAGCTTTGCTGTTCATGTAGAGTTcatcattgtgtgtttttgtgatataAAACTAATGGATTACAAGTTCAATCCAtgttaaaatgtatgtaagcatgacattttacacaaaaatgataatcgtgtttcttcagtggaacacaaagcTGATATTCTGAACAATATTTTTGCCCATACCATTAAAATCAACTGCGAGGAAAAAATGAGATATTCAAAAACTCTAAATATCGTTCAacggaagaaagaaattcatgcaGTTCAGGAGTGAAAATGACAGGGTGAACTAGAAAACATTTCATGAAAGTTCTGATCGCTCTTCAGGGTTTAAAAAGCAAAGACAGGTCTGGAAAGCTGCGAAGAAGTGTTGAAGCACAGATTTTCCCCACCCACTCCAGGAGCTTGAACAAACCCCACTGGGAATTACAATGGAGTGGGCAAACTGAAAAGACTAAACTGCACTTAGTGAGGCAAGCCAGTGGGGGAGGCCAGAGCTGGGAGCAAAAAATATAACTCTTTTTAGAGCTCGATTTAAGCTGGCACTTGGACACTACACTTCTGTGTACCTTAATTGTACGCCTGCTGTAGTGAAAAGAGCAAAACTTACAATCCCATATTCAGCATGGATTCAATTAATTACTTATTGGCAAGCATGTAAATTTCACTTGGCGTCGCTTTCCAAACATGTTAAATGAGATGTAGACGTATAGCTAGGGTCTGTTAAGTTAAACTTGTGGGACTTGTGATCTGTAAAACAATGAGGAGGGAGCTGGTCAGTGGTCATCAGTCTTCTTACTTCATTTTCCTCCATTATCATTCTCCAGTGAAGAGAAACCCAAAATCAAACAGCTCAAAACCCCACACCCCGAGTCTTTTGCAAACTCCCCAGATAGACACAGATAGAGACAGGTATCTGGACCGCAATACTGACATTCAAAAGTGAGCaaggtttttttatgttttgaaagagATCTCTtatgctcaatttttttttttttatcaaaacagtCATACTATGCATTGGTTTCTATTTTACTGCTTGTCACCAACCATCTCATATTTCTTTAGATGAATTACAAAGAAGTCTTTACAGCAACTGACAGCCTCAAAAAAGCAGAGAGCCTTTGATTGTCTGCATCACTGCTGAAACTGAGCCTGTAAAAGATAATGGACCTTTCCATCATAAAAGAGGACAAACATCCTCAGCAGTACCGTCACCTTAAAAAGGCATCTTTGAAAGAGCCTTATGTCGAAGACAATGAAGGCAATGAGATAATGTTCAACACAATGAGGCCTCCAGACAAAGAGTTAGCTGTGCCTTACATACAGTCCTTCTGAGATGTTTATTCTAGAGGCTAAAGGAAACGGATGCCAAGTTGAACATATGCTGTAGCAAGCTGATCTGAAGTACGCCTGTCACACAAAACATGTCCTCGGCTTCAGTCTTGAGGTTGGAACGGCATTTAGCTATAAGAGCCAACAGCAGCCTTCTGTTTCCCAGTCTTGCCTCTTGAATAAAACTCACGCCAACTTTCTCACACCATCCATATTATACTATATAACACCTAATATACATCAGTCATCTGGCCTGCTCTGATGCCAAATCCTCTTTTACAgtatacaatatttgaaaaactgTCGGATATAACCCGATTCATTCCAGCTAGACATAATCAGTGACCTGGAGCACAACCAACATGcaaagtaaataatataatacatatgtGAATCCTAACAAATATTTCGAGTCCTCGAGCAACTGTAAGTGGGTGCGTGTATTTGCACTCACCACATTTTTTGTCGAGCAGAATCTGTCCGGTGCCGCAGTGGTCTGGTGGGTCAGCGGGCCGGACGAGTTTCTTAGCCAGCTCATACTCCGATCCAGCGAAGTGCAGGTGGAACTGCTCCCGGTTAATGGACTTCCGAAGAGTGCGGATAGTCTTCCTAAGCCGCTTCTCAGAGCGCCGCCGAACACATGCCAGGTCACAGCCCTCTGCTGAGAGAAACAATGGATACCATATCTCGTACATAATGCACACTATCCACTATTAAATATAGAACCCACTTCCATCTTAAACCAGGAGATACTTTCACCTGTTGGCTTGTTTTAGTAACAGCGACAGGAGCAGGAAGAGGGAGAGATGCAAGCAAGCAGTGAGAGGCCTAAGGTTTCTACTGAAACATACACATGCGGTGCACGAAACCAACCTGTTACCTCCTCCAGGTTCACATCCAGCTCAAACTGGGCAGTGATGGAGGATCCTTCCTCCTCGCCAGCCTTCCGCCCGTGGCGACTACGTTGCTGTCTGCTTGAAGAGGCACAGTGCAGGCTAACAAAGCTGAACTGGACATTCTCGGTGGCTCTTTTATCTGAGTAAACAGATATTAAAGACTTAATGGAATTAGAGGGTCTGAAATGAAAAGGCAGGCTCAACTCCTATTTTCTTTGAGAACtgaaatcaaatttattttcttACATCCCTTTTGCTTCCCAGTATGCAGAAAGAATCAAATATGAGCGGAGAAGGAATAAAATATTACAAGTTATAGTCTTTCACTGAAGAGTGTGGGACTCTTTTCAGACCAAACTGAtgaaatatatagttttatttttgtattcgtTTTATTATAAGTATCTCTGTGTCTGGCTTGCTGCATCACTCACTTGCTTTTTATTTCCATTAATTGCACTACTTGCGTAGAgggcaaataaaaagaaaactaatgaTTTCTGTTTCGGTTGTACAATTTGACAAATGTAGTCAAGTCACAGTGTTTTATTAATGGGCTTACTTCAGACTTTGACTTAAAGCCTGTGCAAACAAATTGCTGCTTTAGTAGTCAactgcatttattattttcagtgaaAACCGGTACCTGACAGGGCGGTTTTAAAGCTCTGTGCAAGATTTTCCTGACTCCGCTTCAGATTGCACTTCCCCTGTCCAGATTTAAATGTAGCAATGGTTTTGATTCCAGAACCTGTAACAGGAAGGAACACTGACTTATACACTCATCATATTCATCACAAGGACAAGctacaagaaaacaaacaaaatatcaaCTTTATACAATGATTTCTTGTCTCCAGGGACAGTTCTCCACCATTATTGAGAGTGTCACGATGCATGCATGTTATttgtgcaagttttttttttctttgcacaaataaagtattctcgtagcttcataaaattgtgtttgaacaactgatgtcacatggactattttaacgatatcCTTACTACCTGTTTGTGCCAAGAATGTGGCAGGACTATTTgggtctatgcagggtcagaaagctctcggaattcatcaaaaatatctttatttgttttcccgaagatgaacgaaggacTTTATggttttagaatgacatgagggtgagtaattaatgacagaattgtcctttttgggtgaactctttaCGTACAAAAatcactaaattaataaaaaaaatatatacaaatatataataaatatattaaagctaaataaaaatattaaaactaaaattataaattttttcatgtaaaatacaaatattagaacataaaaatgaataaaaacaataaaagaacatGAAATGGATAAAACTGAATTTGATGCAAATTCAAAATAGTATTTTGAAGTAAACAGTATACACTGCTTTGAACAGTTCAAACCCAGTACACATCCACATTGACTTACCTGGGCAATAGGATCCATTCCCTTTCCACTGTCCTCCTGCGTGGCACGGCAAGGGCATGCCACAGGTCACGGTGTATGAATCTTCAGCTCCTACAGATGAAGGTGAAGGTGTCAGAAAAGCTCCAAGCAAACTCTGGCATGTAGAAAAAGGAAGAGCTCTGAATGTTGTAACACTCACCACTACTGATATGAACCTGCGACTGGCAGGTCAGGTAGCAGAGCTCACCCCCTCCCTGCTTACTGCAGTTGAGAGTGGGCCTGGCAGGTGGCCTCACTAGTGCAGAGTCCTCTGCTTCTGAATGTGAAAATCACAGTGCTTAAATCTGAAGCTATGGTATGCATGCTGAGAGGAAGGTGGACGTGTTATGAGTTAGAAAGACAGATCAAAAGCTCAACAATGCAGTGTGTTCGAGATGAGAATATGAATGTACAACGCGACATGTGAGATTTGAGTTAGATAGCACCTGGTATCTGTTTGTTCAGTAATAGCACAGACAGAGAGAGCCAGATAGagaaacacaaacataaaacacaaaagtaTCTCCTGCTTTTAACTCCCAGGGATGAAGAACTGATTTCCATCTAAGCCAACATCATCAGATATAGAAACCCAGCATTCAGAATCACTCAGGCTCATCTTACCGATACAGTCTTTCTTGTTCCAGTGCAGTCTGTAACCAGCATGACAGTGGCACTCAAAGCTTCCCATGGTGTTTTCACAGGTGTGCTCACATCCTCCATTGTTCAAACTACATTCGTTTATGTCTGAGAATGGAGGAACCGACAAGTCATTTAGTTGCACTTCATCTGTAataattctgattattattattatcatttttgaaTCTTTAAATAGCTGTTTTTAACCTTACCTCCACAATGGGCAAGCCCATAAAGAGTGTAGCCCTTGTTGCAAACACACTGGAAACTACCAGGTGAGTTGACACATGTGTGGTCGCATGTTCTCTCAAAAAAGCACTCGTCAATATCTATAATCAAACAAAATTAGCTTAAATTGAAAACTGCACTGCTTCTACATCAAGCACACTCTCATTTTCTGTTCAAAGGCTCCATATTCAGTTTGAAAGAAATCAATCAAGGCTTTTTATTAATAACAGGGAAAGGTGCTTTCTCAGAAGACTTGTATCCAGGAGAGGGAAGTGTCTGTGtgcttaaacaaaatatattcttttaggGTTGAGAGTAATACTCTTAGTCTATGTTAAGGATCTTCAAAGGAATCTTGCAAGTTGATACTGGCACCCTTCATGAGACTCCCACCCCTGTCTTATCTTTAAGCTTAGTTACAAACACAGATACTAACACCAACCCCCACGCTGCTTCTCTACATTGTGTTGGACCTATAGAAGAAGAAGAGCATCCTACCCTGGCACGAACGCTCGTCCGTCAGCAGTTTGAAGCCTTTTCGACAGTTACATTCGAAGCTGCCAATGGTGTTCCTGCAGTAGTGGTCACAGCCACCATTATGGAGTTCACACTCATCGATGTCTGAGAGACAGAGAAGGACCAAATCACACTGTAGAACATAGATGGACTTATCAGCTatagggtgaatctcacaaaacttgTCAAGATTATTATCGGTGACATtaacaacacccccccccccaccccccaaaataATATATTGCTTAACCCTTTAAAGACCTAGAACATTTTTGTGGCGCACTGACACACCTGCACTTTTCTTTGTTATTCTAGCAGTCAGCATCAAGTGCCATATATAGTTATAAATAGGAGAACATACAGTTTAAGTTTAACTGATTTAAAGTCTCAATTTTCCTTTCGTTTTCTCTAGGAATTaatgaaattacagaattttaagaaaaatgcaaGCAACAGTTGGGTGTTTTTTACTGTGTACTCAAACAGAAACTCCtaaagtttggatatttttctttagaaagtTGTGTCTGGGTGTTTTACACTTCCTAAACTAAAATTCTGTTTACATATACCATTCCCCAAGCAAGTTAGCCATTTATTAACTATTGTTATCGATGCTTTTAAGTGAAAAACAGGCCTATTtcgttaacaaaaacattttaatgagtaaAGAAAATGGAAAGAGTGATATATgataacaaaaccaaa
Proteins encoded in this region:
- the scube2 gene encoding signal peptide, CUB and EGF-like domain-containing protein 2 isoform X8; translated protein: MGAVWTARLLCLFLLLLNTRQSAAVPHNTDSDQCADGSDACHIDAICQNTPTSYKCTCKTGFKGDGKHCEDIDECDLEYNGGCVHECNNIPGNYRCTCLDGFHLAHDGHNCLDVDECIFNNGGCQHVCVNTMGSYECRCKEGFFLSDNQHTCIHRSVEGLSCMNKEHGCAHICKETPKGGVACECRPGFELAKNQRGCILTCNHGNGGCQHICEDTEQGPICRCHVRYTLHTDGRTCVERDETAPTTPDHNATSLAEVDKRVKRRLLMETCALNNGGCDSTCKDTSTGVRCSCPVGFTLQPDGKSCNDIDECELHNGGCDHYCRNTIGSFECNCRKGFKLLTDERSCQDIDECFFERTCDHTCVNSPGSFQCVCNKGYTLYGLAHCGDINECSLNNGGCEHTCENTMGSFECHCHAGYRLHWNKKDCIEGCDLACVRRRSEKRLRKTIRTLRKSINREQFHLHFAGSEYELAKKLVRPADPPDHCGTGQILLDKKCVKCSVGTYYDGEQGRCFLCPPGTYQDEEGQVSCDVCPGPEGRGIPRTKGARNISECGGQCRPGQFSHDGFVPCVPCPQGTYQLEVGRTSCFPCGGSLTTKYDGSVSFQDCETKVQCSPGHYYNTSTHRCIRCPIGTYQMEFGQNYCIACPGNTTTDFDGSTNIMQCKNRHCGGELGEFTGFIESPNYPGNYPANIECTWTITPPPKRRILVVVPEIYLPMEDECGDYLVMRKSSLPNSVTTYETCQTYERPIAFTSRSKKLWIQFRSNEGNSGKGFQVPYVTYDEDYQELIEDIVRDGRLYASENHQEILKDKKLMKALFDVLAHPQNFFNYTAQESREMFPKSFIKFLRSKVLRFLRP
- the scube2 gene encoding signal peptide, CUB and EGF-like domain-containing protein 2 isoform X1 encodes the protein MGAVWTARLLCLFLLLLNTRQSAAVPHNTDSDQCADGSDACHIDAICQNTPTSYKCTCKTGFKGDGKHCEDIDECDLEYNGGCVHECNNIPGNYRCTCLDGFHLAHDGHNCLDVDECIFNNGGCQHVCVNTMGSYECRCKEGFFLSDNQHTCIHRSVEGLSCMNKEHGCAHICKETPKGGVACECRPGFELAKNQRGCILTCNHGNGGCQHICEDTEQGPICRCHVRYTLHTDGRTCVERDETAPTTPDHNATSLAEVDKRVKRRLLMETCALNNGGCDSTCKDTSTGVRCSCPVGFTLQPDGKSCNDIDECELHNGGCDHYCRNTIGSFECNCRKGFKLLTDERSCQDIDECFFERTCDHTCVNSPGSFQCVCNKGYTLYGLAHCGDINECSLNNGGCEHTCENTMGSFECHCHAGYRLHWNKKDCIEAEDSALVRPPARPTLNCSKQGGGELCYLTCQSQVHISSGAEDSYTVTCGMPLPCHAGGQWKGNGSYCPGSGIKTIATFKSGQGKCNLKRSQENLAQSFKTALSDKRATENVQFSFVSLHCASSSRQQRSRHGRKAGEEEGSSITAQFELDVNLEEVTAEGCDLACVRRRSEKRLRKTIRTLRKSINREQFHLHFAGSEYELAKKLVRPADPPDHCGTGQILLDKKCVKCSVGTYYDGEQGRCFLCPPGTYQDEEGQVSCDVCPGPEGRGIPRTKGARNISECGGQCRPGQFSHDGFVPCVPCPQGTYQLEVGRTSCFPCGGSLTTKYDGSVSFQDCETKVQCSPGHYYNTSTHRCIRCPIGTYQMEFGQNYCIACPGNTTTDFDGSTNIMQCKNRHCGGELGEFTGFIESPNYPGNYPANIECTWTITPPPKRRILVVVPEIYLPMEDECGDYLVMRKSSLPNSVTTYETCQTYERPIAFTSRSKKLWIQFRSNEGNSGKGFQVPYVTYDEDYQELIEDIVRDGRLYASENHQEILKDKKLMKALFDVLAHPQNFFNYTAQESREMFPKSFIKFLRSKVLRFLRP